Part of the Oceanispirochaeta sp. genome is shown below.
GTGAATCTGCCGCCATTCATTGTTCCGCCGATGATCACCGCGGCAATGGCATCCAGCTCGATCAGGAAACCTGTGCTGTAGGGGCTTGTGCTGGACTCTCCCGAAACATGGATCAGTCCGGCGATCCCCGCACAGAGGGAAGAATAAACATAGGTGGCTACGATGACGGTGGTGGTTCTTATCCCCACATAGCGGCTGGCTGTTCTATTCTCTCCAATGGCTTCTATAAATATGCCAATGGCTGTTTTTTTGGTCAGCACCATTGTTATGACAAAGATGACAAAACAGACCCAGACGGGTATGGGCAGTCCCATAAAATAGCCGTTACCGATATGAGTAAAGGGGACACCATAATAGGTGGGTGTCTGGCCCTGTACCATGAGCACGGCCAGGCCCCGGGCGGTATACATCATGATCAGGGTGGCAATGATGGGCTGTACCTTTACCACCGCCACCAGAAGTCCATTGATGACCCCCAACACCATGCAGATGAGCAAGGGGATCAGGATGATAAGGATCAGGGGAGGCTGGGGATCTACGACGGGTAAACCTGCCAGGTAACCGGGTCGGATGATCAGAGCGGCCATTCCTCCGGATACTGCCATGACCGAACCGACGGAGAGATCAATCCCCCCTGTGGCATAGACCAGGGTCATTCCTACGGCAAGGATACAAACCCTGGCTCCATTATTGAGAATGTTGATCAGATTCCCCCGCAGTTTCCCCCCTTCCTGGAGGGAAACTTCAAAAAATTCGGGGGAAATAAGTAAATTGAGCAGCAATACTGCAAACAAGCCCATAAAGGCCCAGAGTAATCGCTTTGTTAATGGGTCTTTGAATTGTATTAGATTATTCATTAAAGGCAGTCCTCTTTTTCAATTTTCATGCTTCGGCTATGGTATGCATCACTGTCTGTTCATTTATATCGCTACCAGTCAGTTCTTTGATAACGCTTCTATCCCTGAGAACTGCGATTCTGCTGGAACAGCGAACGACTTCTTCCAGCTCCGAAGATATGAATAAAATGGCCAATCCCTTGTTTTTCAGTTCTATAATCAGCTTCTGAATCTCTATTTTGGCTCCGATATCGATACCCCTGGTAGGCTCGTCAAGGATCAGAAGTTCCGGGTTTGCAGCCAGCCATCGGGCCAGTATCACTTTCTGCTGATTTCCACCGCTCAGGTTTTTCACGCTTTGGTCGGCGCTGGGGGTGACAATGTTCAGGCTCTTGATGTACTTGTTGGCTATCTCGTTTCTTTTCTTTTTGCTCAGATAACGGAATACCCCTCTTTTAGCCTGCTTGGCCAAGATTATATTCTCTCTGACGCTCAACTCGGGAATGATCCCATCTTCCTTCCTGTCCTCAGGACAGAAGCCCATGCCTCTGGCAATGGCGTCTCTAGGATTCAGAGCCTTCACATCCTTGCCATGGATCTGAATCTGACCCGAATCGGGTTTGACAATACCGTAAATAATGTTGGATATTTCGGATCTTCCCGATCCCAGCAGGCCAGCCAGGCCCAGAACCTCGCCCTTGTGCAGGTCAAGACTGAATTCATTGATATATTCAGCCTTCTTTATGTTCGTGAGGGAAATGTATTTTTCACCCGCAATGCTGTCTTTCTGATCCCAGAGATCGGTCTCCAGTTCCTTGAGCTCCTTGCCCAGCATGCTGGATATCAGATCCAGCCGGCTCACCTTTGATGTCTCAAAAACATTGACTTTCCTACCGTTTCTTAAGACAGTAATCCTGTCGGTAATATCAAATACCTGATCCAGGAAGTGGGTAATGAAAATGATACTGAGTCCCTGATCCTTCAGGGCACGCATAACCTTAAACAGCTGTTCCACTTCATTGGCATCCAGAGAGCTGGTCGGTTCGTCCAGTATTAGTACATTGGCAGAGGTATCCAGGGCCCTGGCGATGGATACCATCTGCTGAATGGCTACAGAATAACTGTTCAGAGGCAGGGATACATCAATCTTCATATCCAATTTCCTGATCGCCTTTTCTGCTCCGGCTATCAGTGTTTTCCAGTCAATCAGGGATGAACGGCTCCCCTGGGGTTGTCTGCCCAGGAAGATGTTTTCTGCAACAGATAACATCGGAATCAGGTTTATCTCCTGATAAACAGTGCTGATTCCGTTCTTAACTGATTCATTGGGCGAATTAAAACTGACATCCCTACCATTTAAGTTGATGACCCCTGAATCCTTGACATATAAACCTGTGATTACTTTGATGAGTGTGGACTTTCCTGCCCCGTTTTCACCCATCAAGCCGTGGATCTCGCCTTTTATCAAATCAAAATCAATTTCAGTAAGAGCTTTCACTCCTGGAAAGCTCTTACTCAAATTAGTTACTTTCAGGATTTCTCCCATAATGTTCCTAATTCCTTTTGTTTTTTACTTCAGAATCCCATAGTAGGGTGATTTTTGTAATTATCCTGATCGTACAGAGAGTCGGGTGTAATGATGTACTTATCTACAGGTTCACCCTTTGTCGCGGCAATCAGACTCTTGAAACCGAGGGGTCCCAGGAGAGGACTGCACTCAACTGTTGCGTTCATATCGCCTCTTCCAATGGCCTCAAAAGCAGCCTTTATGGCATCAATAGAGATAATCAGAGCATCTTTACCAGGTGTCAAACCAGCGGATTTCATGGCTTCAACCGCACCGAGAGCCATTCCGTCGTTATGAGCATACACGACGTCAAAATCAACACCCGCGGCCAACCATGCTTCAACAACCTGACGTCCCTTGTCCTGGCTCCATTCACCTGTCTTGGATTCAACAACTTCGATACCGGGGTAGGTGTCGATGACTTCCATGAAACCCGAGTTTCTCAGAATGGCGGGGTCTGCGGCAGGGTCTCCGAAGAGCTCAACTACTTTTCCTTTACCATCGAGTTTTTTGGCAACCCATTTAGCTGCTTCACGGCCTTCAAAGGCAAAGTCGGAAGAAATCTGGGTAACCCAGAGAGATTCGGGGGCATCCACACCTCTGTCTAGAAGAACAACAGGGATACCTGCATTTTTGGCTTCCTGCAGTACTTCATCCCAACCGCTTCTTGTCTGAGGAGCGAGGAGTATGCCGTCTACTTTCTGTGTGATAAAGTCTCTGATGGCCGCAACCTGACCTGCCTGGTCAGTGACGGACAGTTTCAATACAATGCCTAGTCTTTCAGC
Proteins encoded:
- a CDS encoding ABC transporter permease, which encodes MNNLIQFKDPLTKRLLWAFMGLFAVLLLNLLISPEFFEVSLQEGGKLRGNLINILNNGARVCILAVGMTLVYATGGIDLSVGSVMAVSGGMAALIIRPGYLAGLPVVDPQPPLILIILIPLLICMVLGVINGLLVAVVKVQPIIATLIMMYTARGLAVLMVQGQTPTYYGVPFTHIGNGYFMGLPIPVWVCFVIFVITMVLTKKTAIGIFIEAIGENRTASRYVGIRTTTVIVATYVYSSLCAGIAGLIHVSGESSTSPYSTGFLIELDAIAAVIIGGTMNGGRFT
- a CDS encoding sugar ABC transporter ATP-binding protein translates to MGEILKVTNLSKSFPGVKALTEIDFDLIKGEIHGLMGENGAGKSTLIKVITGLYVKDSGVINLNGRDVSFNSPNESVKNGISTVYQEINLIPMLSVAENIFLGRQPQGSRSSLIDWKTLIAGAEKAIRKLDMKIDVSLPLNSYSVAIQQMVSIARALDTSANVLILDEPTSSLDANEVEQLFKVMRALKDQGLSIIFITHFLDQVFDITDRITVLRNGRKVNVFETSKVSRLDLISSMLGKELKELETDLWDQKDSIAGEKYISLTNIKKAEYINEFSLDLHKGEVLGLAGLLGSGRSEISNIIYGIVKPDSGQIQIHGKDVKALNPRDAIARGMGFCPEDRKEDGIIPELSVRENIILAKQAKRGVFRYLSKKKRNEIANKYIKSLNIVTPSADQSVKNLSGGNQQKVILARWLAANPELLILDEPTRGIDIGAKIEIQKLIIELKNKGLAILFISSELEEVVRCSSRIAVLRDRSVIKELTGSDINEQTVMHTIAEA
- a CDS encoding ABC transporter substrate-binding protein, whose product is MKKRLVTFTMILMVLLMVLPSAFAKGATDDGGSKKMTVGFAQIKEDSPWRTTETNSVQQEAERLGIVLKLSVTDQAGQVAAIRDFITQKVDGILLAPQTRSGWDEVLQEAKNAGIPVVLLDRGVDAPESLWVTQISSDFAFEGREAAKWVAKKLDGKGKVVELFGDPAADPAILRNSGFMEVIDTYPGIEVVESKTGEWSQDKGRQVVEAWLAAGVDFDVVYAHNDGMALGAVEAMKSAGLTPGKDALIISIDAIKAAFEAIGRGDMNATVECSPLLGPLGFKSLIAATKGEPVDKYIITPDSLYDQDNYKNHPTMGF